In one Amaranthus tricolor cultivar Red isolate AtriRed21 chromosome 8, ASM2621246v1, whole genome shotgun sequence genomic region, the following are encoded:
- the LOC130821324 gene encoding putative glycosyltransferase 7, with product MNVSDTPSFDYQQKPKFRQKTSSFCSDFVIFFGGTLLAFLLILSLWCLTSPPSPPSSFSSSLPSQSPPKPDSTTFYDDPDLGYTIGTWVQNWDDKRKQWLNLHPEFSGSERVVMVSGSQPDPCKNPLGDHILLRSFKNKVDYCRIHGYDIFYNNVLLDLKMFSYWAKYPVVKAAMIAHPEAEWIWWVDSDAFITDMDFNLPLEKYKSHNLIIHGWDHLVFQKKSWTGLNAGVFLIRNCQWSMDLLERWVKFGPSSPEYKKWGEIQKSIFKDKSFPEADDQTGIAYLMVKEGERWNEKIYLEKGYYFEGYWLEIVDKLENITAYYSKIEKRERRLRRKNGEKAGKEYRAQWEEIREKEMGIEMKRPFITHFTGCEPCSGKHNEKYSREACLKGMNMALNFGDNQVLRNFGYFRPYLAHKPRQTMRSIIGSIPLMLLT from the exons ATGAATGTCTCTGATACGCCGTCGTTTGATTATCAACAAAAGCCAAAATTCCGGCAGAAAACGTCGTCGTTTTGTTCTGATTTTGTCATCTTCTTTGGTGGTACACTCCTTGCTTTCCTTCTTATTTTGTCTCTTTGGTGCCTCACATCTCCTCCTTCTCCCCcctcttctttctcttcttctttacCTTCCCAATCACCACCCAAACCCGACTCAACTACCTTCTACGACGACCCGGATTTGGGCTACACCATCGGTACCTGGGTTCAAAACTGGGACGACAAGCGTAAACAATGGCTAAACCTTCACCCGGAATTCTCAGGGTCTGAAAGGGTAGTAATGGTAAGCGGTTCACAACCCGACCCATGTAAGAATCCATTAGGAGACCACATTCTTCTACGTTCCTTCAAAAATAAAGTCGATTACTGTCGTATTCACGGGTACGACATCTTCTATAACAATGTATTGTTGGATCTGAAGATGTTTAGTTATTGGGCCAAATACCCGGTAGTAAAAGCAGCCATGATAGCCCACCCGGAAGCTGAATGGATCTGGTGGGTTGATTCCGACGCTTTCATTACTGACATGGATTTCAATCTTCCACTAGAAAAATACAAATCCCATAATTTGATCATTCACGGTTGGGATCACCTGGTGTTTCAAAAGAAGAGCTGGACTGGGTTGAATGCTGGGGTATTCCTGATCAGGAACTGTCAATGGTCGATGGATTTGTTAGAAAGATGGGTTAAATTCGGGCCATCAAGCCCGGAATATAAAAAATGGGGGGAAATTCAGAAATCAATCTTCAAAGACAAAAGTTTCCCAGAAGCAGATGATCAAACAGGGATAGCATATCTAATGGTAAAAGAAGGGGAAAGATGGAATGAGAAAATATACTTAGAAAAAGGGTATTATTTTGAAGGGTATTGGTTAGAAATTGTAGATAAACTAGAAAACATTACAGCGTATTATAGCAAGATAGAGAAAAGGGAGCGCAGGTTAAGGAGGAAAAATGGAGAGAAAGCAGGGAAAGAGTATCGTGCGCAGTGGGAGGAGATAAGGGAAAAAGAAATGGGGATAGAAATGAAAAGGCCATTTATAACACATTTTACAGGGTGTGAACCATGCAGTGGAAAACATAATGAAAAGTATAGTAGAGAAGCTTGCTTAAAGGGGATGAATATGGCTTTGAATTTTGGTGATAATCAAGTGCTGAGGAATTTTGGGTATTTTCGACCCTATTTGG CCCACAAGCCAAGACAAACCATGAGGAGCATAATTGGATCAATACCATTGATGCTACTGACCTAG
- the LOC130820960 gene encoding uncharacterized protein LOC130820960: protein MGNCQTAEMATAEVQHPGNGKVERIFREITANEVMSSNPGYYVALVVNSLKGTESSTVNHQFKLLRPTDILHFGRVYRLISFEDVIKECASKESAKLGKLLEESGVLKSEAERYKLKSSLYEPAEQEGARSRISRSADIRSVGRNHRFGGQWKPALQSIAEIGS from the exons ATGGGGAATTGTCAGACGGCAGAGATGGCGACAGCGGAGGTACAACATCCAGGAAATGGCAAAGTAGAGAGAATATTTAGGGAAATCACCGCCAATGAGGTCATGAGTTCGAACCCTGGCTACTACGTTGCGCTTGTGGTTAATTCATTGAAAGGTACTGAATCATCAACTGTGaaccatcaatttaaacttCTCAGGCCTACTGATATCTTGCATTTTGGTCGTGTTTATCGTCTCATTTCTTTTGAAG ATGTTATAAAAGAGTGTGCATCGAAAGAATCGGCGAAATTAGGGAAATTACTCGAGGAAAGTGGTGTTTTGAAATCTGAAGCGGAAAGATATAAACTCAAATCCTCATTG TACGAGCCGGCAGAGCAAGAAGGAGCAAGGAGTAGGATCAGTAGAAGTGCTGATATCAGAAGCGTAGGCAGGAATCACAGATTCGGTGGGCAATGGAAACCTGCATTGCAGAGCATTGCTGAAATCGGAAGCTGA